The following proteins are encoded in a genomic region of Primulina huaijiensis isolate GDHJ02 chromosome 3, ASM1229523v2, whole genome shotgun sequence:
- the LOC140973842 gene encoding large ribosomal subunit protein eL15-like isoform X1: MGAYTYVSELWKKKQSDVMRFLLRVRCWEYRQLPSVVRVTHSTRPDKARRLGYKAKQGYVIYRVRIRRGGRKRPVPKGIVYGKPTNQGVTQLKFQRSKRSVAEERAGRKLGGLRVLNSYWINEDSTYKYYEVILIDPAHTTIRKDPRINWICNPVHKHRELRGLTSAGKKYRGLRGKGHLHHKARPSRRATWKRNQTLSLRRYR; encoded by the exons ATGG GTGCGTACACGTACGTATCGGAGTTGTGGAAGAAAAAGCAATCTGATGTAATGAGGTTCTTGCTGAGGGTGCGCTGCTGGGAGTACCGTCAGCTTCCGTCTGTTGTTCGAGTCACTCACTCGACTCGCCCCGACAAAGCCCGACGCCTCGGTTACAAAGCTAAGCAA GGATATGTAATCTACCGTGTCCGTATAAGACGTGGTGGAAGGAAGAGGCCGGTTCCTAAGGGTATCGTGTATGGAAAGCCCACCAACCAGGGTGTTACGCAGCTGAAATTTCAGCGCAGCAAACGTTCAGTTGCAGAAGAGCGTGCTGGAAGGAAACTGGGTGGGCTGAGGGTTTTGAATTCGTATTGGATCAACGAG GACTCTACCTACAAGTATTATGAAGTTATCTTGATCGATCCGGCCCATACTACAATCCGCAAAGACCCAAGGATTAACTGGATTTGCAATCCAGTTCACAAACACAGAGAACTGAGGGGACTTACCTCAGCAGGAAAGAAATACAGAGGTCTACGAGGGAAGGGCCACCTTCACCACAAAGCACGCCCTTCAAGAAGGGCTACATGGAAGAGGAACCAAACACTGTCCCTTCGCCGTTATCGATGA
- the LOC140973842 gene encoding large ribosomal subunit protein eL15-like isoform X2 has protein sequence MGAYTYVSELWKKKQSDVMRFLLRVRCWEYRQLPSVVRVTHSTRPDKARRLGYKAKQGYVIYRVRIRRGGRKRPVPKGIVYGKPTNQGVTQLKFQRSKRSVAEERAGRKLGGLRVLNSYWINEDSTYKYYEVILIDPAHTTIRKDPRINWICNPVHKHRELRGLTSAGKKYRGLRGKGHLHHKARPSRRATWKRNQTLSLRRYR, from the exons GTGCGTACACGTACGTATCGGAGTTGTGGAAGAAAAAGCAATCTGATGTAATGAGGTTCTTGCTGAGGGTGCGCTGCTGGGAGTACCGTCAGCTTCCGTCTGTTGTTCGAGTCACTCACTCGACTCGCCCCGACAAAGCCCGACGCCTCGGTTACAAAGCTAAGCAA GGATATGTAATCTACCGTGTCCGTATAAGACGTGGTGGAAGGAAGAGGCCGGTTCCTAAGGGTATCGTGTATGGAAAGCCCACCAACCAGGGTGTTACGCAGCTGAAATTTCAGCGCAGCAAACGTTCAGTTGCAGAAGAGCGTGCTGGAAGGAAACTGGGTGGGCTGAGGGTTTTGAATTCGTATTGGATCAACGAG GACTCTACCTACAAGTATTATGAAGTTATCTTGATCGATCCGGCCCATACTACAATCCGCAAAGACCCAAGGATTAACTGGATTTGCAATCCAGTTCACAAACACAGAGAACTGAGGGGACTTACCTCAGCAGGAAAGAAATACAGAGGTCTACGAGGGAAGGGCCACCTTCACCACAAAGCACGCCCTTCAAGAAGGGCTACATGGAAGAGGAACCAAACACTGTCCCTTCGCCGTTATCGATGA
- the LOC140973836 gene encoding uncharacterized protein, whose amino-acid sequence MRKYLGGDSNMGGRSGGMLRSVHRAVRAGIGGAPPDPISSSTGSGFVSTSSSRKTKRSRIKQPSSPNRNLNLSNSSSNNNNNGSSAFSSLINLPISAASGAATPAWRACSSPTCDDLEWEYVEGSGGDEKAAGHLFYDDFVFATVPSKDEVQHAVSALQQFAGIQCPNEELADDSGTNFPSGDRSPMGATKSISSDELELDWVESFPYLCDYKMLQPQGSQRVYDAFHLLQTDPSVERMVISLSSYKAVWDAVLNNDVVRELRSSITQVDDEVRESAEASPDDGSNPLKDIMDWVFNYARAKIMELINKITKIVHDIFHPSDEGERLYYGSCRGEA is encoded by the exons ATGCGGAAGTATCTCGGAGGCGACAGCAATATGGGTGGCAGAAGCGGCGGAATGCTCAGAAGCGTCCACAGAGCTGTCAGGGCCGGCATCGGCGGCGCGCCGCCTGACCCCATTTCGTCTTCCACCGGTTCCGGCTTTGTTTCCACTTCCAGTTCAAGGAAAACGAAGAGGTCTCGCATAAAGCAACCGTCCTCTCCGAACAGAAACTTAAACCTCTCTAATTCTTCttctaataataacaataatggGTCGTCGGCTTTTTCTTCACTGATAAATCTTCCAATTTCTGCTGCTTCCGGTGCGGCTACACCCGCGTGGAGAGCTTGTTCTTCTCCTACTTGTGACGATTTGGAGTGGGAGTATGTGGAGGGAAGCGGTGGAGATGAAAAGGCGGCGGGGCATTTGTTTTACGACGATTTTGTGTTTGCAACTGTTCCATCTAAAGATGAAGTGCAGCACGCAGTTTCTGCTCTACAACA GTTTGCTGGTATACAATGTCCAAATGAAGAACTTGCAGATGATTCAGGCACGAATTTTCCCAGCGGAGATAGAAGTCCGATGGGGGCAACAAAGAGTATATCTTCTGACGAGCTCGAGTTGGATTGGGTCGAGTCCTTTCCGTATCTTTGTGATTATAAAATGTTGCAACCTCAAGGATCACAGAGAGTTTATGATGCCTTTCATTTATTGCAGACCGATCCTTCTGTTG AGAGGATGGTGATTTCTTTATCATCCTACAAAGCTGTTTGGGATGCTGTCTTGAACAATGATGTTGTTAGGGAGCTCAGAAGTTCGATTACTCAAG TTGATGATGAAGTAAGGGAAAGCGCCGAGGCCTCCCCTGATGATGGATCCAATCCATTGAAGGATATTATGGATTGGGTTTTCAATTACGCTAGAGCGAAAATCATGGAGCTGATTAACAAGATCACGAAGATCGTGCATGACATTTTTCATCCTTCAGACGAAGGCGAGAGATTGTATTATGGATCCTGTCGAGGAGAAGCTTAG
- the LOC140973835 gene encoding uncharacterized protein — protein sequence MDPDPPSEIPRKVKFAPKGPPRRPAKSATTKIETVAEDDGSDDIEAEQRALLRRVEDLARRGSKVEKKSSVQVVFSHGVASTPLRTFGKPRERTMDKSEAADAEEVAFDNRQISFASPSTDKTEIAETCSDSTDAVIKKKKREYMEPWDYEHSNYPVTLPLRRPYSGDPELLDEAEFEDNAKYDENTLCSAKDLDLLDQDDTPKMLLFQFPANLPLDRVDSRTNQGERAHSLKVIDKSDANQKEILGSSFPSAPLSAAAKGKQIAGNAPSVSTSTKGKGISGNGYDSRKKIGLEELPKGCMGKMLVYKSGNVKLKLGDILYDVSPGSECTFAQNIVAINTSDRHCCELGALMKRAVVSPDIDSMLDNVINLG from the exons ATGGATCCAGATCCCCCTTCTGAAATTCCAAGAAAG GTGAAATTCGCTCCCAAAGGCCCTCCTCGCAGACCTGCGAAATCCGCGACCACCAAAAT TGAAACAGTAGCCGAGGATGATGGAAGCGATGACATCGAAGCTGAACAGCGAGCTCTTCTTCGCCGAGTCGAG GATCTAGCAAGGCGTGGATCTAAAGTCGAGAAAAAAT CTTCGGTTCAAGTTGTATTTTCCCATGGAGTCGCGTCAACGCCCTTACGGACCTTTGGCAAACCAAGGGAAAGGACCATGGATAAAAGTGAAGCTGCTGATGCTGAAGAGGTGGCATTTGATAATAGGCAAATCAGTTTTGCCTCACCCTCAACTGATAAAACGGAAATTGCGGAAACTTGTTCAGATTCAACTGATGCTGTtatcaaaaagaagaaaagagaatACATGGAACCCTGG GATTATGAACACAGTAATTATCCTGTTACCCTTCCTTTAAGGAGGCCTTATTCAGGAGATCCAG AACTTCTTGATGAAGCTGAATTTGAGGACAATGCCAAGTATGATGAGAACACACTTTGTTCAGCTAAAGATCTTGACTTGCTG GACCAAGATGATACACCAAAGATGCTTCTATTTCAGTTTCCTGCTAATCTACCTCTAGACAGGGTAGACTCGAGAACCAACCAGGGAGAGAGAGCTCATAGCTTGAAGGTAATCGATAAATCAGATGCAAATCAGAAAGAGATACTTGGTAGCTCTTTTCCATCAGCGCCTCTGTCTGCTGCTGCTAAAGGGAAACAGATAGCTGGCAACGCTCCAAGTGTTTCCACCAGCACAAAGGGTAAAGGAATATCTGGGAATGGATATGATTcgagaaaaaaaattggtttggAGGAGTTGCCTAAAGGATGCATGGGCAAGATGCTGGTATACAAAAGTGGCAATGTTAAATTGAAGCTAGGAGATATCCTGTATGAT GTTTCTCCTGGCTCTGAATGCACATTTGCTCAAAATATTGTGGCAATTAATACCAGCGATAGACACTGCTGTGAATTAGGGGCACTGATGAAACGGGCAGTTGTGAGTCCTGATATAGATTCAATGCTGGATAATGTAATCAATTTGGGATAA
- the LOC140973837 gene encoding autophagy-related protein 3, with protein MVLSQKIHEAFKGTVERITSPRTVSAFKEKGVLTINEFILAGDNLVSKCPTWAWESGEPSKRKSYLPTDKQFLITRNVPCLRRASSIEEEYEAAGGEVLLENDENDGWLATHGKPKESIDDEDENLPSMETLEISKKNTIQSIPSYFGGEEEEEIPDMAEFDDADNLVENDPAMLQTVYLVAHEPDDDNILRTRTYDVSITYDKYYQTPRVWLTGYDESRMLLQPELVLEDVSQDHARKTVTIEDHPHLPGKHASVHPCRHGAVMKKIIDVLMSRGVEPEVDKYLFLFLKFMASVIPTIEYDYTMDFDLGSSSS; from the exons ATGGTGCTGTCACAGAAAATCCACGAAGCCTTCAAGGGGACGGTGGAGCGAATTACGAGTCCCCGCACCGTCTCCGCCTTCAAAGAGAAAGGCGTTCTTACCATCAATGAGTTCATCCTCGCTGGGGATAACCTTGTTTCCAAGTGCCCCACATGGGCGTG GGAATCAGGTGAACCTAGCAAGAGGAAATCATATTTGCCTACGGACAAACAATTCTTGATAACTAGAAATG TCCCCTGTCTACGTAGAGCTTCCTCTATAGAAGAAGAATATGAGGCTGCTGGAGGTGAAGTTTTACTTGAGAATGACGAGAATGATGGTTGGTTGGCAACTCATGGCAAACCTAAAG AAAGCATAGACGACGAAGATGAAAACTTACCCTCCATGGAGACACTTGAAATCAGCAAAAAGAATACAATTCAGTCAATCCCATCTTATTTTGGTGGCGAGGAAGAGGAGGAGATTCCAGATATGGCAGAATTTGATGATGCAGACAACCTCGTTGAAAACGATCCT GCAATGCTTCAGACTGTATACCTTGTGGCCCATGAACCTGATGATGACAACATTCTACGAACACGAACATATGATGTTAGCATAAC ATATGACAAATACTACCAAACGCCCCGTGTATGGCTCACTGGTTATGATGAG TCGAGGATGCTTCTACAACCAGAACTTGTTCTTGAAGATGTTAGTCAAGACCATGCTCGCAAAACG GTCACCATTGAAGACCATCCGCACTTGCCTGGAAAACATGCTTCTGTACATCCATGTCGCCATGGGGCAGTGATGAAGAAAATCATTGATGTTCTAATGTCACGAGGAGTAGAGCCTGAAGTTGACAA GTACCTCTTCTTGTTTTTGAAATTCATGGCTTCTGTGATTCCTACCATAGAATATGATTACACGATGGACTTCGATCTAGGTAGCTCCAGCTCCTGA